The following proteins come from a genomic window of Bradyrhizobium paxllaeri:
- a CDS encoding isobutyryl-CoA dehydrogenase codes for MQFALNEDQIAVRDMARAFAVEKIAPHALRWDEEKHFPVDVMREAAGLGMGGIYIREDVGGSAMTRFDAALIFEALATGCPTVSAFISIHNMASWMIDAYGNDAQRQKWLPKLCTMELIASYCLTEPGAGSDAAALRTRAVREGDHYVLNGQKQFISGAGGTDLLVAMVRTGGDGPGGVSTLVIDGNTPGVSFGANERKMGWNAQPTRAVIFENARVPVENRLGEEGIGFKIAMAGLDGGRLNIAACSLGGAQSALDKSLAYMKERKAFGKRLDEFQALQFRLADMATELEAARTFLWRAAAALDRKDPDATMLCAMAKRFGTDVGFEVANQALQLHGGYGYLSEYGIEKIVRDLRVHQILEGTNEIMRLIVSRKMIEGAR; via the coding sequence ATGCAGTTCGCTCTCAACGAGGATCAGATCGCGGTTCGCGACATGGCGCGGGCGTTTGCGGTCGAGAAAATCGCGCCGCATGCGCTGCGCTGGGACGAGGAGAAGCATTTTCCGGTCGACGTGATGCGCGAGGCCGCAGGCCTCGGCATGGGCGGCATCTACATCAGGGAGGACGTCGGCGGTTCGGCGATGACCCGCTTCGACGCGGCGTTGATCTTCGAGGCGCTGGCGACGGGGTGCCCGACCGTGTCGGCGTTTATTTCGATCCACAACATGGCGTCGTGGATGATCGATGCCTATGGCAACGACGCCCAGCGGCAAAAGTGGCTGCCAAAACTTTGCACGATGGAGCTGATTGCAAGCTACTGCCTCACCGAGCCGGGCGCGGGCTCGGACGCCGCGGCGCTGCGGACCCGCGCGGTGCGGGAGGGCGATCATTACGTCCTGAACGGGCAGAAGCAGTTCATCTCGGGGGCCGGCGGCACCGATCTCCTGGTGGCGATGGTGCGGACCGGCGGCGATGGTCCGGGCGGGGTCTCAACGCTCGTCATCGACGGCAACACGCCGGGCGTGTCATTCGGCGCCAACGAGCGCAAGATGGGCTGGAACGCGCAGCCGACCCGCGCGGTGATTTTCGAGAATGCCCGCGTGCCGGTCGAGAACCGGCTGGGCGAGGAGGGCATCGGCTTCAAGATCGCGATGGCCGGGCTCGATGGCGGCCGCCTCAATATCGCGGCGTGCTCGCTCGGTGGTGCGCAGAGCGCGCTCGACAAATCGCTGGCCTACATGAAGGAGCGAAAGGCCTTCGGCAAGCGCCTCGATGAGTTTCAGGCCCTGCAGTTTCGCTTGGCCGACATGGCAACCGAGCTGGAGGCGGCGCGGACCTTCCTGTGGCGCGCGGCGGCGGCGCTCGACCGCAAGGACCCTGATGCCACCATGCTGTGCGCGATGGCCAAACGCTTCGGCACCGATGTCGGCTTCGAGGTCGCTAACCAGGCGCTGCAGCTGCATGGCGGCTACGGCTATCTCAGCGAATACGGCATCGAGAAGATCGTGCGCGATTTGCGGGTGCACCAGATCCTCGAAGGGACAAACGAAATCATGCGGCTGATCGTGTCGCGCAAGATGATCGAGGGCGCGCGATGA
- a CDS encoding enoyl-CoA hydratase/isomerase family protein — protein sequence MTDAAVAEGDLIARKEGSAGIIRLNRPKAINAVTLEMFHDVDKALDAFEADPDVAVIVLEGAGERGLCAGGDIRALWESSKVKGDLGKILWRDEYILNARIKKFPKPYVAFMDGIVMGGGVGLSAHSSHRVVTEKTKLAMPEVGLGFFPDVGGTWLLSHSPGEIGTYFGLTGQTMNGPDAINARFADAVVPSSKLPALREALTKVRPGTTSADVKKLIDGFSTGETAGPVAARQAKIDALFAHDRMEDIVAALQRDGSDFAQATLKTLGEKSPRGMVVTLKLLRLARKSNSLEECLVREYRAALEVFASDDFREGVRAAVIDKDRNPKWSPPRIEDVTPEMVAPYFAEIGADELKFP from the coding sequence ATGACGGATGCGGCTGTGGCAGAGGGCGACCTGATCGCGCGCAAGGAAGGTTCTGCCGGCATCATCCGCCTGAACCGGCCGAAGGCGATCAATGCCGTGACGCTGGAGATGTTCCACGATGTCGACAAGGCGCTCGACGCCTTCGAGGCCGATCCCGATGTCGCAGTGATCGTGCTGGAAGGCGCGGGCGAGCGCGGGCTGTGTGCCGGCGGCGACATTCGCGCGCTCTGGGAAAGCTCCAAGGTCAAGGGCGACCTCGGCAAGATCCTGTGGCGCGACGAATACATCCTCAACGCCCGCATCAAGAAATTCCCAAAGCCGTATGTCGCCTTCATGGACGGCATCGTGATGGGCGGCGGCGTCGGGCTATCAGCGCATTCCAGCCACCGCGTCGTGACCGAGAAGACGAAGCTGGCGATGCCCGAGGTCGGCCTTGGCTTTTTTCCTGATGTCGGCGGCACCTGGCTGCTGTCGCATTCGCCCGGCGAGATTGGCACCTATTTTGGCCTGACCGGGCAGACCATGAACGGTCCCGATGCTATCAATGCAAGGTTTGCCGATGCGGTGGTGCCGTCATCAAAACTACCGGCCTTGCGCGAGGCGCTGACGAAGGTGCGGCCCGGCACGACGTCGGCTGATGTGAAGAAGCTGATCGACGGTTTCTCGACCGGAGAGACCGCCGGGCCGGTCGCCGCGCGGCAGGCGAAGATCGATGCGCTGTTCGCCCACGATCGTATGGAGGATATCGTCGCAGCGCTGCAGCGCGACGGTTCGGATTTTGCGCAGGCGACGTTGAAGACGCTCGGCGAAAAGTCGCCGCGCGGCATGGTGGTGACGCTGAAACTATTGCGACTGGCGCGCAAGTCGAACTCGCTGGAGGAATGCCTGGTGCGGGAGTATCGCGCTGCGCTGGAAGTGTTCGCCAGCGACGATTTCCGCGAGGGCGTGCGCGCCGCCGTGATCGACAAGGACCGCAATCCAAAATGGTCGCCGCCGCGCATTGAAGACGTGACGCCGGAAATGGTCGCGCCTTACTTCGCCGAGATCGGCGCCGACGAACTGAAATTTCCATAA